In one window of Megalopta genalis isolate 19385.01 chromosome 4, iyMegGena1_principal, whole genome shotgun sequence DNA:
- the LOC143259310 gene encoding uncharacterized protein LOC143259310 isoform X2 — protein MNTCNLDPDEDHIFEFHVRNACMSSHLPIIQEYLESHDINNFLYDGWTLLLFAASYTQAETIHYLIQSGADVNKHKDGYTPLMALCSSTRGTIETKIKCLTLLMKAKANVNASNKQRQTSLMWACSSQEPEFVEELLKYANNINACDSRNQTALMYATIANKPDIVKILIEKGVDTTLTDYSNLTAKEIASLKGYDEILSLLNFDEEEIVTISEMSKICDWTDMFPVLSNIKTSTIDFDVSTILNAMGLEQYTHNFEGMSLRDVLQLNEDNLCNLNIDIKAHRSQFMQQLHKFHKKKWNVNSIGLINTALPYTIYDGIIFLGTIAKHIAVIGSSYQYIKNGILEANNENINFTSKQISSLVKILNKTQKSLCSLKKELILLKELSETIKRQNDIGIPATYIGPKKHNSRWLPSISIMTIIGIFIFKRTCIQKLITK, from the exons ATGAATACATGTAATCTAGATCCAGATGAGGATCATATTTTTGAATTTCATGTAAGGAATGCATGTATGTCAAGTCATTTACCAATTATCCAGGAATATCTTGaat CACATGATATTAATAACTTTTTATATGATGGTTGGACACTGCTTCTATTTGCTGCATCATATACACAAGCAGAAACTATTCATTATCTTATACAGAGTGGAGCTGATGTTAATAAGCATAAAG ATGGATATACTCCATTAATGGCTCTATGCAGTTCTACGAGAGGTACAATAGAAaccaaaataaaatgtttaacaTTACTTATGAAGGCAAAGGCTAACGTAAATGCTTCTAATAAACAAAG ACAAACATCTCTGATGTGGGCATGTTCATCGCAAGAACCAGAATTTGTAGAAGAATTACTAAAATATGCAAATAATATAAATGCTTGTGACAGTCGAAATCAAACT GCCTTAATGTATGCAACAATAGCAAACAAACCTGATATAGTAAAAATCTTAATAGAAAAAGGAGTTGATACCACATTGACTGATTATAGTAATTTAACTGCCAAGGAAATAGCTTCATTGAAAGGATATGATGAG atattGTCATTGTTAAATTTTGACGAAGAAGAAATAGTTACTATTAGTGAAATGTCTAAAATATGTGATTGGACAGATATGTTTCCCGTATTAAGTAATATAAAAACTAGCACTATAGATTTTGATGTATCTACAATATTAAATGCAATGGGTCTAGAACAATATACTCATAATTTTGAAGGGATGAGCCTTAGGGATGTTTTACAATTAAATGAAGACAATCTATGTAATTTAAATATCGATATTAAGGCGCATAGGTCACAGTTTATGCAGCAGCTTCataaatttcataaaaaaaaatggaacgTGAACAGTATTGGGCTTATTAATACTGCCTTACCATATAC aATATATGATGGCATTATCTTCTTGGGTACTATAGCTAAACATATTGCAGTTATAGGTTCCAGTtatcaatatattaaaaatggTATATTAGAAgcaaataatgaaaatataaactTTACTTCAAAACAAATATCCAGTTTGgtaaaaatattgaataaaacaCAAAAGTCTCTTTGTTCACTTAAGAAGGAACTTATATTGTTAAAAGAACTTTCTGAAACG ATAAAAAGGCAAAATGATATCGGTATACCAGCTACATATATAGGTCCAAAAAAACATAATTCGAGGTGGTTACCGTCCATAAGTATTATGACAATTATTGGAATATTCATATTTAAAAGAACATGTATACAGAAATTAATTACTAAGTAA
- the LOC143259310 gene encoding uncharacterized protein LOC143259310 isoform X1: MNDIYAEATKISVPNLENVDYNSFPMKKHPVASMNTCNLDPDEDHIFEFHVRNACMSSHLPIIQEYLESHDINNFLYDGWTLLLFAASYTQAETIHYLIQSGADVNKHKDGYTPLMALCSSTRGTIETKIKCLTLLMKAKANVNASNKQRQTSLMWACSSQEPEFVEELLKYANNINACDSRNQTALMYATIANKPDIVKILIEKGVDTTLTDYSNLTAKEIASLKGYDEILSLLNFDEEEIVTISEMSKICDWTDMFPVLSNIKTSTIDFDVSTILNAMGLEQYTHNFEGMSLRDVLQLNEDNLCNLNIDIKAHRSQFMQQLHKFHKKKWNVNSIGLINTALPYTIYDGIIFLGTIAKHIAVIGSSYQYIKNGILEANNENINFTSKQISSLVKILNKTQKSLCSLKKELILLKELSETIKRQNDIGIPATYIGPKKHNSRWLPSISIMTIIGIFIFKRTCIQKLITK, from the exons atgAACGATATCTATGCAGAAGCTACTAAAATATCTGTTCCCAATTTGGAAAACGTTGACTACAACTCCTTTCCAATGAAG AAACATCCAGTAGCGAGCATGAATACATGTAATCTAGATCCAGATGAGGATCATATTTTTGAATTTCATGTAAGGAATGCATGTATGTCAAGTCATTTACCAATTATCCAGGAATATCTTGaat CACATGATATTAATAACTTTTTATATGATGGTTGGACACTGCTTCTATTTGCTGCATCATATACACAAGCAGAAACTATTCATTATCTTATACAGAGTGGAGCTGATGTTAATAAGCATAAAG ATGGATATACTCCATTAATGGCTCTATGCAGTTCTACGAGAGGTACAATAGAAaccaaaataaaatgtttaacaTTACTTATGAAGGCAAAGGCTAACGTAAATGCTTCTAATAAACAAAG ACAAACATCTCTGATGTGGGCATGTTCATCGCAAGAACCAGAATTTGTAGAAGAATTACTAAAATATGCAAATAATATAAATGCTTGTGACAGTCGAAATCAAACT GCCTTAATGTATGCAACAATAGCAAACAAACCTGATATAGTAAAAATCTTAATAGAAAAAGGAGTTGATACCACATTGACTGATTATAGTAATTTAACTGCCAAGGAAATAGCTTCATTGAAAGGATATGATGAG atattGTCATTGTTAAATTTTGACGAAGAAGAAATAGTTACTATTAGTGAAATGTCTAAAATATGTGATTGGACAGATATGTTTCCCGTATTAAGTAATATAAAAACTAGCACTATAGATTTTGATGTATCTACAATATTAAATGCAATGGGTCTAGAACAATATACTCATAATTTTGAAGGGATGAGCCTTAGGGATGTTTTACAATTAAATGAAGACAATCTATGTAATTTAAATATCGATATTAAGGCGCATAGGTCACAGTTTATGCAGCAGCTTCataaatttcataaaaaaaaatggaacgTGAACAGTATTGGGCTTATTAATACTGCCTTACCATATAC aATATATGATGGCATTATCTTCTTGGGTACTATAGCTAAACATATTGCAGTTATAGGTTCCAGTtatcaatatattaaaaatggTATATTAGAAgcaaataatgaaaatataaactTTACTTCAAAACAAATATCCAGTTTGgtaaaaatattgaataaaacaCAAAAGTCTCTTTGTTCACTTAAGAAGGAACTTATATTGTTAAAAGAACTTTCTGAAACG ATAAAAAGGCAAAATGATATCGGTATACCAGCTACATATATAGGTCCAAAAAAACATAATTCGAGGTGGTTACCGTCCATAAGTATTATGACAATTATTGGAATATTCATATTTAAAAGAACATGTATACAGAAATTAATTACTAAGTAA